In Rhodopirellula sp. P2, the DNA window TTGGAGTGATCGGGGATCGGATCATCAGCAGTGGTGCGGGAGCCATCACACTCATCGGCGACGACATCAATACGGGGACGATTACCGTCAACTCAACTGGCCACTTCACCTACCAGCCCAACGGGAACGCTTGGAGCAGCTATGGCGGACAGTTCGACTACACCGGCACGATCAGCGGCAATACGTTCACGGGTGCCGGTGATGCTGACTGGCTGAAGATCAACGACTACAACACGCTCGGTGGCCTGACGCTGGGTAAGATCGGCAACACGACTGGCATTCAGGTCTATCAAGCGGTTGATGTGAACGGGCCGATCAATCTGTACGGTGGTTTTATCAACGTCAACGGCAACCTGACCAGTTCGCTGGCGGGAGCTGGCATTCTGCTCCGAAGCACCGGCAATATCAGCACCGACCCTAGCCGCACGTTGCAGACCAACGGCGGCGACATCACGTTGTGGAGCGACAGCGATAGCAGCGGGCAAGGCTACATCCTCGTCGGCCAGGACTCGACGTTGGATAGTCGCACGGCGGCCGATCGAACTGCTGGTACACATACGATCGGCGGCGGCAAAATCACCCTCGGCGGCGGTGCGGATGACGGCAGCGGCTCGCCGTCGGGATATGCAATTGCCGTCGGTGCTGACACCACTCGTGCTGGAATCAACTTGGGCAGCACAGCCAATTCAGCGAACACCACCAACATCTACAGTGGTGGCGGCGACGTGTCGATGAAGGGGCAATCCGACAGTAACACGATGGGCGTCATGTGGCTCGACGGCGGCACATTGGACGCTGGCAACACCGGTCGGGTCAACATCGAAGGCGTGAATACAAGCACTGGTCACGGCGTCGAGATTGGAGCCTACAACCAAGGATCATCGCCGATCATTCGTGCTTCCGGCGGAAGCGAAAGTGTTGCGGCGGTGAAGATCACTGGCTCGACTGCTACCACCGGCGGGAACCTGGGCGTACAGCTGCAGAAATTGACGGTGCAATCACTCGGTAGCGGCAGGATCGACATCACCGGAAGTACAAGCGGTTCTGGTTACGGCGTAGGCTTGTACACAGCGAACCTACTGTCCGCCAATGGCAGCATCAACGTTGGCGGCGGAACTGCTGGTATCACCTTAGACAACACGACCATCGGGCAGAAAGCAGCAACACCCGTCACGACCAGCAGCAGCGATATCAACCTCACTGGTGATCGGCTGATTGTAAGCGGCACCAACGTGGTCGATACTTCCGGCGTGCTGACCGTCCAGCCTTTCAGCACTAGCTTTTCATCGACGCTGAATTGGCCGATCTCGGGTCTTGGCACCACCAGCCAACTGGGCGGATTGACGCTCGGCAAGTCCGGCAACACGGCGGATATCTCGATCAACAGTGCTCAAAACGTCGATGGAGCGATTCAAGTTTACGGCGGAACGCTCGCGATCAATGACGACTTGATCAGCGCCGCCACTTCCGGCACCGGCGTGCTGCTCCACGGTTCACAAATCGTGCAAAATGCCGGAGTCACCGTCAGCACCGATGGCGCGAACATCGAATATGTGGCAGCGGGGGCCCCTGTCACCGCTGGCCATGACTACGCGGTTAGCTTCGTGGGAGCGTCTGGTTCAAAGGCAACCGTTGACGCCGCCGGTGGCGATATCAGTATCAACGGAAGCTATGGCACCACAGGTGTCTCGGGCGGTAGCGACCGTGCGATCCGAATATCAGAAGCAGAACTCAAGACGTCGGGCAGCGGAACCATTTCGATGGTCGGCGACGCCACGAATAACGCAAGCACGATCAATGTGTGGGGATTTCAAGGAAGTGACTCGGTGATTCAAACGGAATCGGGCGCGATCAACCTCACGATGACCGGCGGCAAGGCGTCGGCGAATTCACGCGGGATGGCCATCGAAAATTCCGGGTTCAAGATTCTCTCCGAATCGGGAGCCATCACACTTCGAGATCTAGCACCTGTGGGGCTGACCGGAACTTACAACGGTTTGTATCTGAGGCCGAGCTCCAGCACTGACATCACGATCGGTGCTGATGGTTCGACCGTGGCAACCAGCAGCTCCGATATTTTGATCCAATCCGATCGAGTTTTCTTCGACATCAACGGTTCTTTTGGCAACACGATCAACACGTCGGGCAATCTCGTCATCGAATCGACCGCGGACAGTTTCGCAGGTAGTCCCAGTCTGGCCGGGCTGAACATTTCCGGTACACCGGCGAGCCTGCGAATCGGAAAAGCGGGTAACGTGACTGGCTTCACTTTACCCAAAAACATCACCACCGCGGGAGATCAAACTTACAATGGCCCGGTGACTCTGTCAGGCGATAGTTCCTTCGCCAGCAGCAATAGTATCATTGAATTCGCGAACACGGTTGACAGTGACAGCACTGCCCGCAGTCTATCCGTCAACGCAGGATCCACGGGCGAGTTGACTTTCAACGGCGGTGTTGGTGGCGGCAACGCTCTGGCTTCGCTAAACATCACAGCTGGAGGCGGCATTCAACTTAGCAACGCACGATCAATTAGTGTCGGAGATACTGGGCGTATCTGATAGACTGCTGTGAGTTCAATTCGATCCCCACATGGCGGAGCCACGGATGGCCATCAGTTTACGCGAAGCCGATTCACAGACCGAGCAACGCTTGCGTGATTTTGCAGGAACTTTATCGGAGAAGGATCGCAGGCGATTTGCAGCCATCGAAGCGACACAGCGTGGGCATGGCGGGATCACTTACATCGCCGGTGTGCTTAGGATTTCGACCCGAACGATTGAACGGGGCATCGCGGAACTTGATCACCTGAAGGATGACCCGGCGGCTGGACGCGTACGTCGGCCCGGTGCCGGTCGAAAAAAAAGATCGATTCCGAAACGCCGGAAGAAGCCAACCTGATCGAGTGCCTCGAGTTCCGTACCGCCGGAGACCCCGACGAAGAGGACATCATTTACACCGACTTGTCGCCGCAGGATCTGTCGGAGCGTCTGGCGAAGATGGGAACCCCCGTGGGCAAAGACGCGATCGCTCAGTGGCTCGATGACGCGGGAATCCGTCGACGGCAAATTCGCAAAGACATCCCTGGCGGCGAACATCCCGACCGAGACTGCCAGTTTGAACGCATCGCCGAACTGGTCTCGCAATACGAAACAGCCGGCGAGCCCTGGTTCTCGATCGACACCAAAGCGAAGGAGCATTTGGGGCTTCTGTATCGTAAGGGGCGAGTTCGCGGCAACCGTTCGTTCGAAGCGTTTGATCATGACTTTCCTTCCTGGGCCGATGGCGCTTTGATCCCACACGGGATCTTTGACCCGAAGGCCAATTTGGGGCATATCAACCTGGGACTGTCCCGCGACACAAGCGAATTTGCCTGTGAGTCGTTCAGGCGTTTTTGGAACAAGTTCGGCCACCGACGTTATCCGGACGCGACGTCGATTCTGCTGACTTGTGACGGGGGCGGCAGCAATTCAGCGAGCAAGTACATCTTCAAATACGACCTGGAGCGACT includes these proteins:
- a CDS encoding ISAzo13 family transposase, with the translated sequence MECLEFRTAGDPDEEDIIYTDLSPQDLSERLAKMGTPVGKDAIAQWLDDAGIRRRQIRKDIPGGEHPDRDCQFERIAELVSQYETAGEPWFSIDTKAKEHLGLLYRKGRVRGNRSFEAFDHDFPSWADGALIPHGIFDPKANLGHINLGLSRDTSEFACESFRRFWNKFGHRRYPDATSILLTCDGGGSNSASKYIFKYDLERLSDAIGLPIRIAHYPPYCSKYNQIERRFFPHIGRACSGMLFDCLDTAVSLMRGAKTRTGLRTTVAVIKRVFETGRTATQDMKDNLTIVYDDLLPKWNYVANPRT